In Deinococcus maricopensis DSM 21211, the sequence CCCGAACTCGCGGAGAGCGTCGTCGAGGGTGAAATTCTGAAGTGGCTCGTGCAGGAAGGCGACACCATCACCGCCGAACAACCCCTGTGCGAAGTCATGACCGACAAGGTCACCGTGGAACTCCCCAGCCCCTACGCGGGCACCCTCACCAAACGCCTCGCGCAGGAAGGCGACGTCGTCGCCGTGCACGCCGCCATCGCCATCATCGAGGACGGCAGCGGCGCCACGCAGGCGGCCGGGTCCACCGCGCAGGCGCTCCAGACCACTGCCGAGAACCCCACCACCACCGACACCCTGCCCGTCACCGCGCAGGAAGAACGCAGCATCGTCGAATCCGGCAACACCACCGACGACGCCGACGACACCAGCCTCTTCAAGGCCTTCGCCGGTGACGAAACCGTGAAGATGCCCGTCCTGAGCGGCGCCGCCCGCACCGAAACCGCCGCGCCCCGCACGGACGGCCGCGTCCTCGCCGTGCCCGCCGCCCGCCAGCTCGCCCGCGAACTCGGCCTCGACATCACGCAGGTGCCCGGCAGCGGCCCCAACGGCCGCGTCCGCGTTCTCGACGTGCACCAGCACGCCGCCGCGCAGCAGCAGCCCGCCGCGCCCGCCGCGAAAGCCACGCCCGGCGCGGGCATGCCCGTCCCGCCCGTGCAGTACAAGACGCCCAAAGGCTACGAGGACCGCGAAACGCGCGTGCCGCTGCGCGGCATGCGCCGCGCCATCAGCAACCAGATGCTCGCCAGCCACCTCTACACGGTCCGCACCCTCACCGTCGACGAGGTGAACCTCACGAAGCTCGTGCAGTTCCGCGCGCGCATCAAGGGCGAAGCCGA encodes:
- a CDS encoding dihydrolipoamide acetyltransferase family protein, with translation MAKEVLLPELAESVVEGEILKWLVQEGDTITAEQPLCEVMTDKVTVELPSPYAGTLTKRLAQEGDVVAVHAAIAIIEDGSGATQAAGSTAQALQTTAENPTTTDTLPVTAQEERSIVESGNTTDDADDTSLFKAFAGDETVKMPVLSGAARTETAAPRTDGRVLAVPAARQLARELGLDITQVPGSGPNGRVRVLDVHQHAAAQQQPAAPAAKATPGAGMPVPPVQYKTPKGYEDRETRVPLRGMRRAISNQMLASHLYTVRTLTVDEVNLTKLVQFRARIKGEAEANGVKISYLPFIFKAISTALRKFPSLNSSFDEATQEIVLKDYVNLGMAVATDAGLMVPVIRDVNTKSVMTLAREISDIGGRAKDGKLKPEEMAGSTFSVTNIGSIGALFSFPIINVPDAAIMGVHSIVKRPIVNDRDEIEVAHMMYLSLSFDHRLVDGAEAARFCKEVIRLLENPDRLMLEAM